One part of the Terriglobales bacterium genome encodes these proteins:
- a CDS encoding alkaline phosphatase family protein, which yields MSRLLLWISGLLVLCAFASPAEAAVSCTLSSTSPSVTVCNPKNGATVTSPVTIEAGTTDREYPVIAMAIYVDNNLAWKQNVSEVNTTITMSAGSHYVVVQAWDSGGRVFKTPINITVSTSSSTCVASGDPAVRICSPTAGSTVPSPVNVVAGSNNSAGVVAMAVYVDNQLAYKDYVTSVNTNIALPNGPHYLVVQSWDSLGRVTKASLNFSVGTSSGGCSAGTAPSIHICSPTQGTSVTSPVRVQATPASTNPVVAMAIYVDNTLAWKQNVSSIDTTLNIAAGQHYMVVQYWDSTGAVVKSSVSFSVQGSLPTVTFSANPTTISYPQSSTLSWTTSGATQVSIDNGIGAVPLSGSVTVAPTTTTTYTLTATGNGGTQTSSVTVTVSGSPGDLVKINHIVFMLQENRSFDNYFGMLNPYRAMVGLPQDVDGFTLDANGLPTNTNPNYANTGTVRAFKMTSVCTENVSPSWNETHVQANRFNPGSTTSLNDGYVFTAAKLAIDRGYYDTQGLRAMGYYDWTHLPYYYYMASQFGTSDRFFSAAPTATNPNRHYLYAGTSEGHAYPWSGPISDHKTIFDLLSEAGITWRIYSASFQESVFNQFSSLVNKYPNNIVPIDQYFTDVQNGTLPQVVTLETSDLNEHPANNIQTGSAYVKRVVDALMQSQYWNDSAFFLTYDEAGGLYDHIGLQPTVSPDGIKPIDLASTDIQGDFTVTGFRVPLIVVSPYAKAHYVSHTAADFTAILKFIEKRYNLPNLTARDAAQIDMTEFFDFVNKPWATPPAPPAQPTDGPCYYDHLP from the coding sequence ATGTCTAGGCTGCTTCTCTGGATTTCGGGTCTGCTGGTTCTCTGCGCCTTCGCCTCGCCTGCCGAAGCAGCCGTTTCGTGCACCCTCAGTTCCACCAGTCCGTCGGTTACCGTGTGCAATCCGAAGAACGGTGCTACGGTCACTTCGCCTGTCACTATTGAAGCCGGCACCACCGACCGCGAGTATCCCGTCATCGCTATGGCGATCTACGTGGACAACAATCTCGCCTGGAAGCAGAACGTTTCCGAAGTCAACACCACCATCACCATGTCGGCCGGATCGCATTACGTCGTGGTCCAGGCATGGGATTCAGGTGGACGCGTTTTCAAAACGCCCATCAACATCACTGTAAGCACCAGTTCGTCGACGTGCGTCGCCAGCGGAGATCCGGCCGTCCGCATCTGTTCTCCGACTGCGGGCTCCACCGTCCCGTCGCCTGTCAACGTCGTTGCCGGATCTAACAACTCCGCCGGTGTTGTCGCCATGGCTGTTTATGTGGATAACCAGTTGGCGTACAAGGACTACGTCACCTCAGTCAACACGAACATCGCTCTGCCGAACGGGCCACATTACCTCGTCGTTCAGTCATGGGATTCGCTCGGTCGTGTGACGAAGGCGAGTTTGAATTTCAGCGTCGGCACAAGCAGTGGCGGCTGCAGTGCCGGAACCGCGCCATCCATCCATATCTGTTCGCCGACGCAGGGAACCTCAGTCACATCGCCTGTCCGAGTACAAGCCACTCCGGCCAGCACGAATCCTGTCGTTGCCATGGCGATCTACGTGGACAACACCCTCGCGTGGAAGCAGAACGTCAGCTCCATCGACACCACGCTCAACATCGCCGCCGGCCAGCACTATATGGTCGTGCAGTATTGGGATAGCACCGGCGCGGTCGTGAAGTCGTCTGTGAGTTTCAGCGTCCAAGGCTCGTTGCCGACGGTCACCTTCTCGGCGAACCCGACGACTATCAGTTACCCGCAGAGCTCAACCCTGAGCTGGACCACCTCGGGCGCGACGCAAGTCAGCATCGACAACGGGATCGGCGCGGTCCCGCTCTCCGGAAGCGTAACCGTTGCGCCGACAACTACCACCACCTACACGCTCACCGCCACGGGCAACGGTGGCACTCAGACCTCGAGCGTGACGGTCACCGTCAGCGGATCCCCCGGCGATCTCGTCAAGATCAACCATATCGTCTTCATGCTCCAGGAGAACCGCAGCTTCGATAACTACTTCGGAATGCTGAATCCCTACCGGGCGATGGTGGGATTGCCGCAAGACGTCGACGGCTTCACCCTGGACGCTAACGGCCTGCCTACGAACACCAATCCGAATTACGCCAACACAGGAACCGTGCGCGCGTTCAAGATGACATCAGTGTGCACAGAAAACGTGAGTCCGTCATGGAACGAGACTCACGTACAGGCCAACCGGTTCAACCCCGGTTCGACAACATCTTTGAACGACGGCTATGTCTTCACCGCCGCGAAGCTTGCGATCGATCGCGGCTACTACGACACGCAGGGACTACGCGCCATGGGTTATTACGACTGGACGCACCTGCCGTACTACTACTACATGGCGTCGCAATTCGGGACCTCTGATCGATTCTTTAGCGCAGCGCCCACGGCCACCAATCCGAATCGCCACTATCTGTACGCGGGTACTTCGGAGGGTCATGCATATCCGTGGAGCGGCCCAATTTCCGACCACAAGACCATCTTCGACCTGTTGTCCGAGGCCGGCATCACCTGGCGCATATATTCCGCCAGCTTCCAGGAATCCGTCTTCAACCAGTTCTCGTCGCTGGTGAACAAATATCCGAACAACATCGTCCCGATCGATCAGTACTTCACCGACGTCCAGAACGGAACGCTGCCACAGGTCGTGACCTTGGAAACCAGCGACCTTAACGAGCATCCGGCCAACAATATCCAGACCGGCTCCGCATACGTAAAGCGCGTTGTCGACGCACTGATGCAGAGCCAGTATTGGAACGACTCTGCCTTCTTCCTCACCTACGACGAAGCCGGTGGACTGTACGACCACATCGGACTACAACCGACCGTCAGCCCGGATGGCATTAAGCCGATCGACCTCGCCTCCACCGATATTCAGGGCGACTTCACCGTCACTGGATTCCGTGTGCCCCTCATCGTCGTGTCGCCATATGCGAAGGCTCACTACGTCTCGCACACGGCAGCCGACTTCACGGCCATTCTCAAATTCATTGAGAAACGCTATAACCTGCCGAACCTGACAGCACGCGACGCCGCACAGATTGATATGACAGAATTCTTCGACTTCGTAAATAAGCCCTGGGCCACGCCGCCTGCACCGCCGGCGCAACCAACCGATGGCCCTTGCTATTACGATCATCTCCCCTAA
- a CDS encoding TetR/AcrR family transcriptional regulator — MSNFTVTEPILPVTSSHDRILAAAKRLFASQGYEATSTMAIARLAGTSESQMMKHFGSKEGLLEAILDVGWKSMEPALAALQSMIPGPEKLLAMLDVVLNTLHEDPDLKELLLLEGRRIRREGRMVILSPGYVRFVQMVDDILKKMADSGTLRPGLAPEAVRSAIMGMAEGMMRDQVLARRREFPANYSLDDYPKLFALCLKSVTVKPATQAPAKPKAKPQKSVARAKAKASGRR, encoded by the coding sequence ATGAGCAACTTTACCGTCACCGAGCCAATTCTTCCCGTCACGTCTTCCCACGACCGCATTCTTGCGGCCGCCAAGCGCTTGTTCGCGAGCCAGGGCTACGAGGCCACCAGCACAATGGCCATTGCCCGCCTTGCGGGCACCAGCGAATCGCAGATGATGAAGCACTTCGGAAGCAAGGAAGGCCTGCTCGAAGCCATCCTCGATGTCGGCTGGAAGAGTATGGAACCCGCGCTTGCTGCCCTGCAGTCCATGATCCCCGGACCGGAAAAGCTGCTAGCCATGTTGGATGTTGTTTTGAACACGCTCCACGAAGATCCGGACCTGAAGGAACTCCTCCTGCTCGAAGGACGCCGTATCCGCCGCGAGGGACGCATGGTCATCCTCAGCCCCGGCTATGTGCGCTTCGTGCAGATGGTGGACGACATCCTCAAGAAGATGGCCGACAGCGGCACCCTTCGCCCGGGCCTCGCTCCGGAAGCCGTGCGCTCGGCAATCATGGGAATGGCAGAAGGAATGATGCGCGACCAGGTTCTCGCCCGTCGCCGCGAGTTCCCTGCCAACTACTCGCTCGACGACTATCCGAAGCTCTTCGCGCTGTGTCTGAAGTCAGTCACGGTTAAGCCTGCTACCCAGGCGCCAGCGAAACCGAAGGCGAAGCCACAGAAGTCAGTAGCTCGCGCAAAAGCTAAGGCATCGGGCAGGCGATAG
- a CDS encoding carboxymuconolactone decarboxylase family protein translates to MPADRSEPTYVHSEEEVAARSAIARQFLETRSRLNTIVNGADNYLVKRFYNIDHNTYLEGAIPAKYKELMGLVVSAGLRCDDCINYHIIQSYRLGASRAEQEESLNVALVVGGSIVIPHLRRAYALLAELYS, encoded by the coding sequence ATGCCGGCAGATCGCAGCGAACCCACCTACGTGCACTCGGAAGAGGAAGTCGCCGCCCGGAGCGCCATCGCGCGGCAGTTCCTGGAAACGCGTTCGCGACTGAACACGATTGTGAACGGCGCTGACAATTATCTGGTAAAGCGCTTTTACAACATCGACCACAACACGTACCTGGAAGGCGCGATTCCGGCGAAGTACAAGGAACTCATGGGCCTGGTGGTGTCGGCTGGTTTGCGGTGCGATGACTGCATCAACTACCACATCATCCAGTCATACAGGCTGGGTGCGAGCCGGGCTGAGCAGGAAGAATCGCTGAATGTGGCGCTGGTGGTCGGCGGAAGCATTGTGATTCCGCATTTGCGGCGGGCATACGCGTTGCTGGCTGAGCTGTACTCCTAA
- a CDS encoding alpha/beta hydrolase yields MLKEKSFQTGAVTLNYMEGPDAGPPLLLLHGITQRWQEFVQVIPSLTQSYHLFAMDFRGHGRSGRAKGGYRGEDYAQDVIEFIDTVIGQAPLIFGHSLGGMVSLYLSALYPSMVRAQAIGDSIIFGADFAGTVLPSMFTQVRDFVRANSDYEVLRRKLPEMCLESPVFGSVPMKMFPGCDDAYLSAWAKSLSQMDEDVLNMCLDGRAFRGWEPAEFIKKIHCPTLLIQADPKMAGLMTDEDVRRIKEACPGVQHAKLLGLGHSLHMLEAAPVVRALTNFLCTVDM; encoded by the coding sequence ATGCTGAAAGAAAAGTCGTTTCAGACGGGCGCAGTCACTCTCAACTACATGGAAGGTCCAGACGCCGGACCTCCGCTACTGCTGCTGCACGGAATCACGCAGCGCTGGCAGGAATTCGTTCAGGTTATACCGTCGCTGACCCAGAGCTACCACCTGTTCGCAATGGACTTCCGCGGACACGGGAGGTCGGGTCGGGCGAAAGGCGGCTACCGTGGCGAGGATTACGCCCAGGACGTAATCGAGTTCATCGATACAGTCATCGGACAAGCGCCTCTCATCTTTGGACATTCGCTCGGCGGGATGGTGTCGCTTTATCTTTCGGCGTTGTACCCGAGCATGGTTCGCGCACAGGCGATAGGGGACAGCATCATCTTCGGGGCCGACTTCGCAGGCACCGTACTGCCGAGCATGTTCACCCAGGTACGCGACTTCGTGAGGGCCAATTCGGACTACGAGGTGCTGCGGCGGAAGTTGCCGGAGATGTGCCTGGAGTCGCCCGTATTCGGGAGCGTCCCAATGAAGATGTTTCCGGGCTGCGACGACGCATATCTCTCGGCATGGGCAAAAAGCTTGTCGCAAATGGATGAGGACGTCCTGAACATGTGCCTGGATGGCCGGGCATTCAGGGGATGGGAACCAGCAGAGTTCATCAAGAAGATTCACTGTCCCACGTTGCTGATCCAGGCCGATCCTAAGATGGCGGGACTAATGACTGACGAAGATGTCCGGCGAATCAAGGAGGCCTGCCCCGGGGTGCAGCACGCGAAATTGCTGGGCTTGGGACACTCGCTGCACATGCTTGAAGCGGCGCCGGTCGTCCGAGCACTTACGAATTTTCTTTGTACTGTGGACATGTAG